The proteins below are encoded in one region of Amycolatopsis acidiphila:
- a CDS encoding MFS transporter — protein MGPHAGPRPAGTVLGEHDFRTRIVLCGARRDRSAWPAELGIASRARHRCPAGRRHGRSPESFLSWGWRVPFLIGGVFVLAGLAVRLKLGESPSFDRLKDKENVVKLPIAVVLRQYPKQVLLTGGAYLSIGVTFYLTTVFGLSYGAQQVGFSRNSMLWIVLAAMALTFVTLPIFGALSDRFGRKPVFAAGTVAMGVLAFPWFWLLGTGSFLLAALGYLLICTGFSAAFGPLAAFFAEAFETKIRYSGISFGYTLGTLASSALAPIVATWLLDRTGGVTAVAWYMVCTAVLSLLCTFALHETYGSKLPDQTRTASRSKPPLLPTE, from the coding sequence CTGGGACCCCATGCGGGTCCGCGGCCTGCTGGAACGGTTTTGGGTGAACACGATTTCCGCACCCGGATCGTCCTATGTGGAGCTCGCCGGGACCGATCTGCGTGGCCTGCGGAACTCGGCATTGCGTCGCGTGCTCGCCACCGGTGCCCAGCCGGACGCCGACACGGCCGGTCGCCCGAGAGCTTCCTCTCCTGGGGCTGGCGGGTGCCGTTCCTGATCGGCGGCGTGTTCGTCCTCGCCGGACTCGCCGTGCGGCTGAAGCTCGGCGAAAGCCCCAGCTTCGACCGGCTGAAGGACAAGGAGAACGTGGTCAAGCTGCCGATCGCCGTCGTGCTGCGGCAGTATCCGAAACAGGTACTGCTGACCGGCGGTGCCTACCTCTCGATCGGGGTCACGTTCTATCTGACCACAGTGTTCGGCCTGAGCTACGGCGCCCAGCAGGTCGGTTTCAGCCGTAACTCGATGCTGTGGATCGTGCTGGCGGCGATGGCCCTCACTTTCGTCACCCTGCCGATCTTCGGCGCGCTGTCGGACCGCTTCGGCCGCAAGCCGGTCTTCGCCGCCGGGACCGTGGCGATGGGTGTGCTGGCGTTTCCCTGGTTCTGGCTGCTCGGCACCGGTTCGTTCCTGCTGGCCGCGCTCGGTTACCTGTTGATCTGCACCGGTTTCTCCGCCGCGTTCGGCCCACTCGCCGCGTTCTTCGCCGAGGCCTTCGAGACGAAGATCAGGTACTCCGGCATCTCGTTCGGCTACACCCTCGGCACGCTGGCCAGCAGCGCCCTGGCGCCGATCGTCGCCACCTGGCTGCTGGACCGCACCGGCGGCGTCACGGCGGTGGCCTGGTACATGGTCTGCACCGCGGTGCTCTCACTGCTGTGCACGTTCGCCCTGCACGAGACCTACGGATCGAAGCTGCCCGACCAGACGCGAACGGCGTCGCGGAGCAAGCCACCACTGCTGCCCACCGAGTGA
- a CDS encoding zinc-dependent alcohol dehydrogenase produces the protein MDEGGTPGRCAVKAVTWRGVNEIGVEDVAEPAILNDHDIIVEVGLSATCGSDLHLVGGYIPAMRAGDVLGHEFMGTVAEVGSGVIKYHVGDRVVVVSFTSCGQCWYCRQGLWSLCDNGNPNPGITEALWGQSIGGCYGYSHAMGGWAGSHARYIRVPYADQGAFAVPEGVSDERALFASDAAPTGWTGAHQAGVQPGDVVAVWGAGGVGQMAARAAMLMGAERVVVIDRYENRLAQTRTHIGAETLDYEQVEVAAELREMTGGRGPDVCIEAVGMEAHSPGPQHLYDQVKQQMRLQTDRPAAVREAIYACRKGGTVFTLGVFAGLVDKFPLGAVMNKALTLRGAQQHGHRYIPEILERMSRGEVRTEHLATHVMPLDDGPKGYRMFKEKEDGCVRAVFRPGG, from the coding sequence GTGGACGAGGGTGGCACCCCGGGCAGGTGTGCGGTGAAGGCGGTGACCTGGCGCGGCGTGAACGAGATCGGCGTCGAGGACGTTGCCGAACCCGCGATCCTCAACGACCACGACATCATCGTCGAGGTGGGGCTCAGCGCGACCTGCGGCTCGGACCTGCACCTGGTCGGCGGTTACATCCCGGCCATGCGCGCGGGCGACGTGCTCGGCCACGAGTTCATGGGCACGGTCGCCGAGGTCGGCTCCGGCGTGATCAAGTACCACGTGGGCGACCGGGTGGTGGTGGTCTCGTTCACCAGCTGCGGGCAGTGCTGGTACTGCCGGCAGGGGCTCTGGTCATTGTGCGACAACGGGAATCCGAACCCGGGGATCACCGAGGCGCTGTGGGGTCAGTCGATCGGCGGCTGCTACGGCTACTCCCACGCGATGGGCGGCTGGGCGGGCAGCCACGCGCGCTACATCCGGGTGCCGTACGCCGACCAAGGGGCCTTCGCCGTTCCCGAGGGCGTCTCCGACGAGCGAGCGCTGTTCGCCTCCGACGCGGCGCCCACCGGCTGGACAGGGGCGCACCAGGCAGGCGTGCAGCCCGGTGACGTGGTCGCGGTGTGGGGTGCCGGAGGAGTGGGCCAGATGGCGGCCCGCGCCGCGATGCTCATGGGAGCCGAGCGGGTGGTGGTGATCGATCGGTACGAGAACCGCCTGGCGCAGACCCGTACGCACATCGGGGCGGAGACGCTCGACTACGAGCAGGTCGAAGTCGCCGCGGAGCTGCGGGAGATGACCGGCGGCCGCGGACCGGACGTCTGCATCGAGGCGGTCGGCATGGAGGCGCACTCCCCTGGCCCGCAGCACCTCTACGACCAGGTCAAGCAGCAGATGCGGCTGCAGACCGACCGTCCGGCCGCCGTGCGCGAGGCGATCTACGCCTGCCGGAAGGGCGGGACGGTGTTCACCCTCGGCGTGTTCGCCGGCCTGGTGGACAAGTTCCCCCTCGGCGCGGTGATGAACAAGGCGCTGACCCTGCGTGGCGCCCAGCAGCACGGGCACCGCTACATCCCGGAGATCCTCGAGCGGATGAGCCGTGGCGAGGTGCGGACCGAACACCTCGCCACCCACGTGATGCCGCTCGACGACGGACCGAAGGGCTACCGGATGTTCAAGGAGAAGGAGGACGGGTGCGTCCGCGCCGTGTTCCGCCCTGGTGGGTGA